Proteins found in one Sardina pilchardus chromosome 3, fSarPil1.1, whole genome shotgun sequence genomic segment:
- the LOC134076518 gene encoding cytochrome c oxidase assembly factor 3 homolog, mitochondrial: MADKGTEGLAETTKPLSQAQKSLLRRQQELQRWRNNTQKLRGRNVLTGLTIGAFVLGLFTYTIVSVRQEKIMEEIDDEAKIFIMRGPRTGANS; the protein is encoded by the exons ATGGCGGACAAGGGTACCGAAGGTTTGGCAGAAACTACGAAGCCGCTTTCTCAAGCGCAGAAAAGCCTTCTCAGAAGACAACAAGAACTTCAGCGATGGCGGAATAACACACAGAAACTTAGAGGCCGAAATGTTCTGACTGGACTCACGATTGGAGCTTTCGTCCTCGGCTTGT TCACCTACACCATTGTATCAGTTAGGCAGGAGAAGATCATGGAAGAGATTGACGACGAAGCCAAGATCTTTATCATGAGGGGACCCAGGACTGGGGCCAATTCATAA